From the Meleagris gallopavo isolate NT-WF06-2002-E0010 breed Aviagen turkey brand Nicholas breeding stock chromosome 19, Turkey_5.1, whole genome shotgun sequence genome, one window contains:
- the SNAPC4 gene encoding snRNA-activating protein complex subunit 4, with amino-acid sequence MAEVGAGTGRDRSHKGQRSADRERDRSLCVRCPAVLCSACFNWKILGLKLFLRCHLISLYFCGPTDDAEDDSSDVQAEMEVEKGEDSSDDDLESSLLEDPETCLQMNYVYQEVIQEKIEEVELLIAQNKEQQKEILCELDGRKTAKTGDGRNLPSNIFLGHFMKPYFKDKTTGIGPPSNEDAKEKAAQGIKSFEQLLSTKWKSKEKVLLQKSVVSDRLQRLLQPKLLKLSYSNQKLENVKTEMEKQILEKQIKEVEREIEAINQLPESDLLGDKFDEHDWEKISNIHFDGRRSSEELKKFWQNWEHPSINKNEWTEEETERLKDIAAKHGYLDWQTVAQELGTNRTAFQCLQKYQACNKDLKRKEWTRDEDKMLLELVQEMRVGSHIPYKKIAYYMEGRDSAQLIYRWTKSVDPSLKKGPWTPEEDAMLLAAVEKYGERDWYKIRTEVPGRSDAQCSDRYLKALHRDVKKGKWSLKEEEQLIDLVQKHGLGHWSKIAAELPHRTRSQCLSKWKIMIGSKKRSRSVKRHHREESSSCSESSSEDDVELDLSDTSEEEKTSKEECTFPSIDLWIPTQTDVLESCQGRHQNSSPFSFGSANARTSSSKIPNARREGGEEGVTNKATELSTILRGLARPHSTDITVKNPIEEINKASRCGKQVLRVTLEDVRRVLRENTCFQRKLQSKLMSSAATLTKTSGVGASAAEKHRGLWNTVGKTRCQERARWRKMNLDRKLLMAVTPWVGDVLLPCTLRTGKMTFDQTKAYSIQQKLKSVSLSSTPLFTLFIQLFRIDTNGCMKIIRERRADAVRPQQASQNSESSSGDASQRAPKRQTAPPVLPSFPAPLAQAQRQKPKTVSELLREKRQMEKQLKEKAMQTKVFVAPQMMLSGPLIIQHPPQQMIPSAQVGNKPGAVGPTDSQVQRVPAPLSAFTSVAGSASTPVVLENHSPPGSKVGESPGSSQETKVQSNKELNEQAPQNTPERGGFPSLNPAAAGKAPDQGGCNGQILAGSSAPVVLQNQAFVPHRVTVVPFGIDSGNNKLSLPTPVTYGLNHPGPVNLLPALLAPQPGSHLTPDSVLPLTWIVTQQALLSSAVQAVVGVPQGLQAAVMRSQSQASLTSSGNVCGLGVPPVSSGVNTPHPSHAETKTNPQLASGSPAGRTASVSHSASVFPVSSANPVCSISGVSSATSARSDSSSKTADSSAAQNALPGGAPTPHAQLLPQMQLPASTQGSDSHCVTGVVSMGENQDSSATNGSSSNSNVLNKGVVLQPGTSIPRDSVAGNSEGSADQASKYRPIASKPPPAQAASAPPQPTTSSAEKTLLDYSLISLEDEELVKEWLSGKQGVQVPPLQTRLPYFPPFLCNLKTLSKLLLQKAALEKQAARLLSPEGSQTEGEVDLNAITELVHEKLGDDPAFLLLKARFLAAFTLPAVLASLPPPKVVTTLSASRREYGESDEEEWQSEEEASEDESCGDELDAQSDGTGGDEPGDQDADFPNKGMETEEIAAESIVDTCTAGTASAPQIRRSLRIRKRFRKRRRV; translated from the exons CTGTGTGTGAGGTGCCCTGCGGTGCTTTGTTCTGCGTGTTTCAATTGGAAAATCCTCGGTTTGAAGCTTTTTCTTCGCTGCCATTTGatatctttgtatttttgtggTCCCACAGACGATGCTGAAGATGACAGCTCAGATGTCCAAGCAGAAATG GAAGTGGAAAAAGGAGAGGACAGTAGTGATGATGATCTGGAAAGCAGTCTGCTGGAAGATCCAGAAACGTGTCTGCAGATGAATTATGTGTATCAGGAAGTTATCCAGGAAAAGATTGAGGAAGTAGAGCTTCTGATTGCACAGAACAAAGAGCAGCAG AAGGAAATCTTATGTGAGCTCGATGGCAGAAAAACAGCGAAGACAGGAGATGGGAGAAATTTACCATCAAACATATTTCTGGGCCATTTTATGAAGCCATACTTTAAGGACAAGACGACAGGAATA GGCCCTCCTTCCAATGAAGATGCCAAGGAAAAGGCAGCTCAGGGCATAAAATCCTTTGAACAACTGCTGTCAACAAAAT ggaaaagcaaagagaaggtGTTACTGCAGAAGTCGGTTGTGAGCGACCGCTTGCAGCGCCTGCTACAGCCCAAGCTACTGAA GTTGAGTTATTCGAatcagaaactggaaaatgtCAAGActgaaatggagaaacagaTCTTGGAAAAGCAAATCAAAGAAGTGGAACGGGAAATAGAGGCAATTAA CCAACTTCCAGAAAGTGACTTGTTAGGAGACAAGTTTGATGAGCATGACTGGGAGAAGATTTCAAACATTCAT TTTGATGGACGGCGTAGCTCAGAAGAACTGAAGAAGTTTTGGCAAAACTGGGAGCATCCAAGCATCAACAAAAATGAATGGACAGAGGAGGAAACGGAGAGACTGAAGGATATTGCTGCTAAACACGGTTATTTGGACTGGCAGACTGTAGCCCAGGAACTGGGG ACAAACAGGACGGCTTTTCAGTGCTTGCAGAAATACCAAGCCTGTAACAAagacttgaaaagaaaagaatggacCAGAGATGAAGATAAGATGCTTTTAGAGCTTGTTCAAGAGATGAGAGTGGGAAGCCATATCCCTTACAAGAAAA TTGCCTATTACATGGAAGGAAGAGATTCTGCCCAGCTGATCTATCGATGGACAAAGAGTGTGGATCCCAGTTTGAAGAAAGGGCCCTGGACACCAGAGGAGGATGCT ATGCTGTTGGCTGCAGTTGAGAAGTATGGAGAGCGCGACTGGTATAAAATTCGGACAGAAGTACCAGGGAGGAGTGATGCTCAGTGCAGTGACAG GTACTTAAAAGCATTGCACCGTGACGTAAAGAAAGGCAAATGGAGTTTAAAGGAAGAAGAGCAACTAATTGACCTGGTGCAGAAGCACGGCCTGG GTCACTGGAGTAAAATAGCTGCTGAGTTGCCACATCGGACTCGCTCCCAGTGCCTGAGCAAATGGAAAATCATGATTGGGTCGAAG AAACGGTCCAGGTCAGTGAAACGTCACCATAGAGAGGAGAGTTCCAGCTGttcagagagcagcagtgaaGATGATGTAGAACTGGACTTATCAGACACTTCTGAGGAGGAGAAGACGAGTAAGGAGGAATGCACCTTTCCCAGCATTGATCTGTGGATCCCAACACAGACAGATGTGCTGGAGTCGTGCCAAGGGAGGCACCAAAAttcatctcctttctcttttgggAGTGCTAATGCAAGAACCAGCAGCAGTAAAATTCCAAATGCGAGGCGTGAAGGAGGTGAGGAAGGAGTTACTAATAAAGCAACAGAGCTGAGCACCATCCTGAGGGGCTTGGCACGTCCCCATTCAACAGACATCACTGTGAAGAATCCCATAGAAGAAATTAACAAG GCTTCCAGGTGTGGGAAGCAAGTGCTGCGGGTTACCCTGGAGGATGTGAGAAGAGTGTTGAGAGAAAACACGTGCTTTCAGAGGAAACTT CAATCAAAACTCATGTCTTCTGCTGCCACTTTAACAAAGACATCTGGAGTTGGTGCATCTGCTGCTGAGAAGCACAGGGGGCTGTGGAACACCGTGGGGAAAACTCGTTGTCAAGAGAGAGCACGTTGGAGAAAAATGAACCTTGACAGAAAGCTCCTCATGGCAGTGACACCTTGGGTGGGTGATGTGCTGTTGCCTTGCACCTTGAGAACTGGGAAGATGACTTTTGATCAAACAAAAG CTTATTCTATTCAACAGAAGCTCAAGTCGGTCAGTCTCTCCAGCACTCCTCTGTTCACACTTTTCATTCAG CTCTTTCGGATTGACACCAATGGCTGCATGAAGATCATTCGGGAGAGAAGGGCCGATGCAGTCAGGCCTCAGCAG gcTTCCCAAAACTCAGAGTCTTCTTCAG GCGATGCATCACAGCGTGCTCCCAAGAGGCAGACAGCTCCTCCAGTTCTCCCATCTTTTCCAGCTCCTCTAGCCCAAGCTCAAAGGCAGAAGCCTAAAACTGTCTCGGAATTGCTGAGAGAGAAGCGGCAGATGGAGAAGCAGCTAAAAGAGAAAGCTATGCAGACAAAAGTATTTGTTGCCCCGCAGATGATGCTTTCAGGGCCTTTGATAATCCAGCACCCACCACAGCAAATGATTCCTTCTGCACAAGTGGGGAACAAACCTGGAGCAGTTGGCCCTACAGACAGCCAAGTACAACGTGTGCCAGCTCCCCTGTCAGCGTTTACTTCTGTTGCTGGTTCTGCTTCTACCCCTGTCGTGCTTGAAAACCATTCTCCACCAGGGTCAAAAGTTGGAGAGAGCCCTGGTTCCTCACAAGAGACAAAAGTACAATCTAATAAGGAACTAAATGAGCAAGCTCCACAAAATACCCCTGAAAGAGGAGGTTTTCCAAGCCTGAatccagctgcagcaggaaaggCCCCAGATCAAGGAGGGTGCAATGGTCAGATCCTAGCTGGTAGCTCAGCTCCGGTAGTGTTGCAAAATCAAGCTTTTGTGCCACATCGAGTTACGGTGGTGCCTTTTGGCATAGACTCTGGCAACAACAAACTGTCTCTTCCCACACCAGTTACCTATGGACTGAATCATCCTGGGCCAGTCAATCTGTTGCCTGCTCTTTTAGCTCCACAGCCTGGCTCCCATTTGACTCCTGACAGCGTGCTGCCTCTCACATGGATTGTAACACAGCAGGCTTTGCTCTCCAGTGCTGTGCAGGCTGTTGTGGGTGTTCCCCAAGGTCTGCAAGCTGCTGTTATGAGGAGTCAAAGTCAGGCAAGCTTGACATCCAGTGGCAATGTCTGTGGTTTAGGAGTGCCTCCTGTATCCTCTGGAGTAAATACGCCTCACCCAAGCCATgcagagacaaaaacaaatccCCAGTTAGCTTCAGGGAGCCCAGCAGGAAGGACAGCTAGTGTAAGCCATTCTGCAAGTGTCTTCCCCGTGAGCTCGGCCAATCCTGTGTGCAGCATATCTGGTGTTTCTTCTGCTACGTCTGCACGTTCAGATAGTTCCTCTAAGACTGCTGATTCTTCTGCAGCTCAGAATGCTCTTCCAGGTGGTGCACCAACCCCGcatgctcagctgctgccccagATGCAGCTACCTGCAAGCACTCAGGGGTCTGATTCCCACTGTGTGACGGGTGTTGTTAGCATGGGAGAGAACCAGGACTCATCTGCAACAAATGGATCATCTTCCAACTCGAATGTCCTCAATAAAGGGGTTGTGCTCCAGCCAGGAACTTCAATTCCTCGTGACAGTGTTGCAGGGAATTCTGAAGGCTCAGCTGACCAGGCATCGAAATACAGACCTATTGCCTCCAAACCACCCCCTGCACAGGCTGCGAGTGCTCCACCCCAGCCAACCACTTCTAGTGCAGAAAAGACTCTTCTTGACTATAGCCTGATTTCCCTTGAAGATGAGGAGCTGGTGAAGGAATGGCTGAGTGGGAAGCAAGGTGTCCAGGTACCACCACTGCAAACCAGGTTGCCCTATTTCCCACCTTTTTTGTGCAACTTAAAAACTCTTTCAAAGCTACTTCTGCAGAAGGCAGCTCtggaaaaacaagcagcacGTCTTCTGTCCCCTGAAGGCAGTCAGACTGAGGGTGAGGTTGACTTGAATGCTATCACAGAATTGGTGCATGAGAAACTGGGTGATGAccctgcttttctgctgctgaaagccCGCTTTCTAGCAGCCTTTACACTCCCTGCTGTACTGGCAtctctgcctcctccaaaaGTGGTAACAACTCTGTCAGCCAGCAGGAGGGAATATGGAGAGAGTGATGAAGAGGAGTGGCAGAGTGAGGAGGAGGCGTCTGAGGATGAGAGCTGTGGGGATGAATTAGATGCACAGTCGGATGGGACAGGTGGTGATGAGCCTGGAGACCAAGATGCTGATTTTCCAAATAAG GGCATGGAAACTGAAGAGATTGCTGCAGAATCCATCGTGGACACCTGCACTGCTGGGACTGCCAGCGCTCCTCAAATCAGGAGAAGTTTGCGCATCAGGAAGAGGTtcaggaaaaggaggagggtGTGA
- the CARD9 gene encoding caspase recruitment domain-containing protein 9 isoform X4, with translation MLEEDNDETCWNSLENFRVKLISVIDPSRITPYLRQCQVINHDDEEQVLNDPSLVMRKRKAGVLLDILQRTGRKGFEAFMESLELYYPQLYKKITGKEPSRVFSLIIDTAGESGLSQLLMNEITKLQKMVQEERQKAQELTVWLHTKENMIREMWVRDSLLHKHQERVQKMKEERDSLSKELRKCKDENYNLAMSYARQSEEKSSALMKNRDLLLEIDSLKHSLMKAEDDCKLERKHSMKLKHAIEQRPSHEVMWEIQQEKELLLAKNQELENTLQQVAREQNLEKSLSCETVQKDCSQILERQDLLNTIYHLRKELRQAEVLRDKYAEEKEILELQCTSLRKDSQMYKKRMEAVLQQMEEVASERDQALLTREQFYTQYSKNLIERDAYRKQIRELGERCDELQLQLFQKESQLLATEAKLRRLQLELPALTSDLDDTSSRDSQDRTAVKDKTSNSAFEKAICLQSHPLSRSAAQPTRSCRRRSGGG, from the exons ATGCTGGAAGAAGATAACGATGAGACATGTTGGAATAGCCTGGAAAACTTTCGGGTGAAGCTGATCTCTGTGATAGATCCTTCCCGTATAACACCTTATCTTCGCCAGTGCCAGGTGATCAACCATGATGATGAGGAACAAGTTCTCAATGACCCCAGCCTGGTCATGCGCAAACGCAAAGCAG GTGTTCTTCTGGACATTCTTCAGCGAACAGGGCGCAAGGGCTTTGAGGCATTCATGGAGAGTCTCGAGCTTTATTATCCACAACTGTATAAGAAAATAACTGGGAAGGAGCCAAGCAGGGTTTTCTCTCTGATTATAG ACACAGCTGGGGAATCTGGCCTGAGCCAGCTCCTGATGAATGAGATTACAAAGCTGCAGAAGATGGTGCAGGAGGAGCGGCAGAAGGCCCAGGAGCTCACCGTGTGGCTGCACACCAAAGAGAACATGATCAGAGAGATGTGGGTGagggacagcctgctccacaAGCACCAAGAGCGagtgcagaagatgaaggaGGAGAGGGACAGTCTGAGCAAGGAGCTGCGGAAGTGCAAGGATGAGAACTACAACTTGGCAATGAGCTATGCCAGACAGAGCGAGGAGAAGAGCAGCGCCCTCATGAAGAACAGAGACCTGCTGCTAGAG ATTGATAGCTTGAAGCATAGCCTCATGAAGGCTGAGGACGACTGCAAACTAGAGCGTAAGCACTCGATGAAACTGAAGCATGCCATAGAGCAACGTCCGAGCCACGAAGTGATGTGGGAGATCCAGCAGGAGAAGGAGTTGCTTTTGGCCAAGAATCAGGAGCTGGAGAACACTCTCCAG CAGGTTGCCAGGGAACAGAATTTGGAGAAGAGTCTCTCTTGTGAGACTGTGCAGAAAGACTGCAGCCAGATACTGGAGCGCCAGGACCTGCTGAACACCATATACCACCTTCGCAAGGAGCTGCGCCAAGCCGAGGTGCTCCGAGACAAA tatgcagaggaaaaagagataCTTGAACTACAGTGCACGTCTCTGAGGAAGGACTCCCAGATGTATAAAAAACGGATGGAAGCTGTCTTACAGCAGATGGAGGAAGTGGCTTCAGAAAGAGACCAG GCACTGCTGACCAGAGAACAGTTCTACACACAATACTCCAAGAACCTGATTGAGAGGGACGCCTATCGGAAGCAGATTCGGGAGCTGGGGGAGCGATGCgatgagctgcagctgcagctcttccagaaGGAGAGTCAGCTACTGGCTACTGAAGCCAAGCTGAGAAGGCTGCAACTGGAGCTACCTGCACTG acttctgACCTGGATGACACCTCCTCCAGAGATTCCCAGGAT agGACTGCTGTAAAGGACAAAACCAGCAATTCAGCATTCGAGAAAGCAATCTGCCTGCAGAGTCACCCACT ttcgAGGAGTGCAGCTCAGCCCACGAGGAGCTGTCGGAGAAGGAGCGGAGGAGGATGA
- the CARD9 gene encoding caspase recruitment domain-containing protein 9 isoform X1 encodes MLEEDNDETCWNSLENFRVKLISVIDPSRITPYLRQCQVINHDDEEQVLNDPSLVMRKRKAGVLLDILQRTGRKGFEAFMESLELYYPQLYKKITGKEPSRVFSLIIDTAGESGLSQLLMNEITKLQKMVQEERQKAQELTVWLHTKENMIREMWVRDSLLHKHQERVQKMKEERDSLSKELRKCKDENYNLAMSYARQSEEKSSALMKNRDLLLEIDSLKHSLMKAEDDCKLERKHSMKLKHAIEQRPSHEVMWEIQQEKELLLAKNQELENTLQQVAREQNLEKSLSCETVQKDCSQILERQDLLNTIYHLRKELRQAEVLRDKYAEEKEILELQCTSLRKDSQMYKKRMEAVLQQMEEVASERDQALLTREQFYTQYSKNLIERDAYRKQIRELGERCDELQLQLFQKESQLLATEAKLRRLQLELPALTSDLDDTSSRDSQDLTLHGHPDEDTHLTKKDCCKGQNQQFSIRESNLPAESPTFEECSSAHEELSEKERRRMKDCFERYRRKRALRRVPGSRPEADWEPSTGSDNTDTEGS; translated from the exons ATGCTGGAAGAAGATAACGATGAGACATGTTGGAATAGCCTGGAAAACTTTCGGGTGAAGCTGATCTCTGTGATAGATCCTTCCCGTATAACACCTTATCTTCGCCAGTGCCAGGTGATCAACCATGATGATGAGGAACAAGTTCTCAATGACCCCAGCCTGGTCATGCGCAAACGCAAAGCAG GTGTTCTTCTGGACATTCTTCAGCGAACAGGGCGCAAGGGCTTTGAGGCATTCATGGAGAGTCTCGAGCTTTATTATCCACAACTGTATAAGAAAATAACTGGGAAGGAGCCAAGCAGGGTTTTCTCTCTGATTATAG ACACAGCTGGGGAATCTGGCCTGAGCCAGCTCCTGATGAATGAGATTACAAAGCTGCAGAAGATGGTGCAGGAGGAGCGGCAGAAGGCCCAGGAGCTCACCGTGTGGCTGCACACCAAAGAGAACATGATCAGAGAGATGTGGGTGagggacagcctgctccacaAGCACCAAGAGCGagtgcagaagatgaaggaGGAGAGGGACAGTCTGAGCAAGGAGCTGCGGAAGTGCAAGGATGAGAACTACAACTTGGCAATGAGCTATGCCAGACAGAGCGAGGAGAAGAGCAGCGCCCTCATGAAGAACAGAGACCTGCTGCTAGAG ATTGATAGCTTGAAGCATAGCCTCATGAAGGCTGAGGACGACTGCAAACTAGAGCGTAAGCACTCGATGAAACTGAAGCATGCCATAGAGCAACGTCCGAGCCACGAAGTGATGTGGGAGATCCAGCAGGAGAAGGAGTTGCTTTTGGCCAAGAATCAGGAGCTGGAGAACACTCTCCAG CAGGTTGCCAGGGAACAGAATTTGGAGAAGAGTCTCTCTTGTGAGACTGTGCAGAAAGACTGCAGCCAGATACTGGAGCGCCAGGACCTGCTGAACACCATATACCACCTTCGCAAGGAGCTGCGCCAAGCCGAGGTGCTCCGAGACAAA tatgcagaggaaaaagagataCTTGAACTACAGTGCACGTCTCTGAGGAAGGACTCCCAGATGTATAAAAAACGGATGGAAGCTGTCTTACAGCAGATGGAGGAAGTGGCTTCAGAAAGAGACCAG GCACTGCTGACCAGAGAACAGTTCTACACACAATACTCCAAGAACCTGATTGAGAGGGACGCCTATCGGAAGCAGATTCGGGAGCTGGGGGAGCGATGCgatgagctgcagctgcagctcttccagaaGGAGAGTCAGCTACTGGCTACTGAAGCCAAGCTGAGAAGGCTGCAACTGGAGCTACCTGCACTG acttctgACCTGGATGACACCTCCTCCAGAGATTCCCAGGAT CTTACTCTTCATGGTCATCCAGATGAAGATACGCACCTGACTAAAA agGACTGCTGTAAAGGACAAAACCAGCAATTCAGCATTCGAGAAAGCAATCTGCCTGCAGAGTCACCCACT ttcgAGGAGTGCAGCTCAGCCCACGAGGAGCTGTCGGAGAAGGAGCGGAGGAGGATGAAGGACTGCTTTGAGCGGTACCGCAG GAAGCGTGCCCTGCGCAGAGTGCCTGGCAGCCGCCCCGAGGCCGACTGGGAGCCCAGCACGGGCAGCGACAACACGGACACTGAGGGCAGCTAG
- the CARD9 gene encoding caspase recruitment domain-containing protein 9 isoform X3 gives MLEEDNDETCWNSLENFRVKLISVIDPSRITPYLRQCQVINHDDEEQVLNDPSLVMRKRKAGVLLDILQRTGRKGFEAFMESLELYYPQLYKKITGKEPSRVFSLIIDTAGESGLSQLLMNEITKLQKMVQEERQKAQELTVWLHTKENMIREMWVRDSLLHKHQERVQKMKEERDSLSKELRKCKDENYNLAMSYARQSEEKSSALMKNRDLLLEIDSLKHSLMKAEDDCKLERKHSMKLKHAIEQRPSHEVMWEIQQEKELLLAKNQELENTLQQVAREQNLEKSLSCETVQKDCSQILERQDLLNTIYHLRKELRQAEYAEEKEILELQCTSLRKDSQMYKKRMEAVLQQMEEVASERDQALLTREQFYTQYSKNLIERDAYRKQIRELGERCDELQLQLFQKESQLLATEAKLRRLQLELPALTSDLDDTSSRDSQDLTLHGHPDEDTHLTKKDCCKGQNQQFSIRESNLPAESPTFEECSSAHEELSEKERRRMKDCFERYRRKRALRRVPGSRPEADWEPSTGSDNTDTEGS, from the exons ATGCTGGAAGAAGATAACGATGAGACATGTTGGAATAGCCTGGAAAACTTTCGGGTGAAGCTGATCTCTGTGATAGATCCTTCCCGTATAACACCTTATCTTCGCCAGTGCCAGGTGATCAACCATGATGATGAGGAACAAGTTCTCAATGACCCCAGCCTGGTCATGCGCAAACGCAAAGCAG GTGTTCTTCTGGACATTCTTCAGCGAACAGGGCGCAAGGGCTTTGAGGCATTCATGGAGAGTCTCGAGCTTTATTATCCACAACTGTATAAGAAAATAACTGGGAAGGAGCCAAGCAGGGTTTTCTCTCTGATTATAG ACACAGCTGGGGAATCTGGCCTGAGCCAGCTCCTGATGAATGAGATTACAAAGCTGCAGAAGATGGTGCAGGAGGAGCGGCAGAAGGCCCAGGAGCTCACCGTGTGGCTGCACACCAAAGAGAACATGATCAGAGAGATGTGGGTGagggacagcctgctccacaAGCACCAAGAGCGagtgcagaagatgaaggaGGAGAGGGACAGTCTGAGCAAGGAGCTGCGGAAGTGCAAGGATGAGAACTACAACTTGGCAATGAGCTATGCCAGACAGAGCGAGGAGAAGAGCAGCGCCCTCATGAAGAACAGAGACCTGCTGCTAGAG ATTGATAGCTTGAAGCATAGCCTCATGAAGGCTGAGGACGACTGCAAACTAGAGCGTAAGCACTCGATGAAACTGAAGCATGCCATAGAGCAACGTCCGAGCCACGAAGTGATGTGGGAGATCCAGCAGGAGAAGGAGTTGCTTTTGGCCAAGAATCAGGAGCTGGAGAACACTCTCCAG CAGGTTGCCAGGGAACAGAATTTGGAGAAGAGTCTCTCTTGTGAGACTGTGCAGAAAGACTGCAGCCAGATACTGGAGCGCCAGGACCTGCTGAACACCATATACCACCTTCGCAAGGAGCTGCGCCAAGCCGAG tatgcagaggaaaaagagataCTTGAACTACAGTGCACGTCTCTGAGGAAGGACTCCCAGATGTATAAAAAACGGATGGAAGCTGTCTTACAGCAGATGGAGGAAGTGGCTTCAGAAAGAGACCAG GCACTGCTGACCAGAGAACAGTTCTACACACAATACTCCAAGAACCTGATTGAGAGGGACGCCTATCGGAAGCAGATTCGGGAGCTGGGGGAGCGATGCgatgagctgcagctgcagctcttccagaaGGAGAGTCAGCTACTGGCTACTGAAGCCAAGCTGAGAAGGCTGCAACTGGAGCTACCTGCACTG acttctgACCTGGATGACACCTCCTCCAGAGATTCCCAGGAT CTTACTCTTCATGGTCATCCAGATGAAGATACGCACCTGACTAAAA agGACTGCTGTAAAGGACAAAACCAGCAATTCAGCATTCGAGAAAGCAATCTGCCTGCAGAGTCACCCACT ttcgAGGAGTGCAGCTCAGCCCACGAGGAGCTGTCGGAGAAGGAGCGGAGGAGGATGAAGGACTGCTTTGAGCGGTACCGCAG GAAGCGTGCCCTGCGCAGAGTGCCTGGCAGCCGCCCCGAGGCCGACTGGGAGCCCAGCACGGGCAGCGACAACACGGACACTGAGGGCAGCTAG
- the CARD9 gene encoding caspase recruitment domain-containing protein 9 isoform X2 → MLEEDNDETCWNSLENFRVKLISVIDPSRITPYLRQCQVINHDDEEQVLNDPSLVMRKRKAGVLLDILQRTGRKGFEAFMESLELYYPQLYKKITGKEPSRVFSLIIDTAGESGLSQLLMNEITKLQKMVQEERQKAQELTVWLHTKENMIREMWVRDSLLHKHQERVQKMKEERDSLSKELRKCKDENYNLAMSYARQSEEKSSALMKNRDLLLEIDSLKHSLMKAEDDCKLERKHSMKLKHAIEQRPSHEVMWEIQQEKELLLAKNQELENTLQVAREQNLEKSLSCETVQKDCSQILERQDLLNTIYHLRKELRQAEVLRDKYAEEKEILELQCTSLRKDSQMYKKRMEAVLQQMEEVASERDQALLTREQFYTQYSKNLIERDAYRKQIRELGERCDELQLQLFQKESQLLATEAKLRRLQLELPALTSDLDDTSSRDSQDLTLHGHPDEDTHLTKKDCCKGQNQQFSIRESNLPAESPTFEECSSAHEELSEKERRRMKDCFERYRRKRALRRVPGSRPEADWEPSTGSDNTDTEGS, encoded by the exons ATGCTGGAAGAAGATAACGATGAGACATGTTGGAATAGCCTGGAAAACTTTCGGGTGAAGCTGATCTCTGTGATAGATCCTTCCCGTATAACACCTTATCTTCGCCAGTGCCAGGTGATCAACCATGATGATGAGGAACAAGTTCTCAATGACCCCAGCCTGGTCATGCGCAAACGCAAAGCAG GTGTTCTTCTGGACATTCTTCAGCGAACAGGGCGCAAGGGCTTTGAGGCATTCATGGAGAGTCTCGAGCTTTATTATCCACAACTGTATAAGAAAATAACTGGGAAGGAGCCAAGCAGGGTTTTCTCTCTGATTATAG ACACAGCTGGGGAATCTGGCCTGAGCCAGCTCCTGATGAATGAGATTACAAAGCTGCAGAAGATGGTGCAGGAGGAGCGGCAGAAGGCCCAGGAGCTCACCGTGTGGCTGCACACCAAAGAGAACATGATCAGAGAGATGTGGGTGagggacagcctgctccacaAGCACCAAGAGCGagtgcagaagatgaaggaGGAGAGGGACAGTCTGAGCAAGGAGCTGCGGAAGTGCAAGGATGAGAACTACAACTTGGCAATGAGCTATGCCAGACAGAGCGAGGAGAAGAGCAGCGCCCTCATGAAGAACAGAGACCTGCTGCTAGAG ATTGATAGCTTGAAGCATAGCCTCATGAAGGCTGAGGACGACTGCAAACTAGAGCGTAAGCACTCGATGAAACTGAAGCATGCCATAGAGCAACGTCCGAGCCACGAAGTGATGTGGGAGATCCAGCAGGAGAAGGAGTTGCTTTTGGCCAAGAATCAGGAGCTGGAGAACACTCTCCAG GTTGCCAGGGAACAGAATTTGGAGAAGAGTCTCTCTTGTGAGACTGTGCAGAAAGACTGCAGCCAGATACTGGAGCGCCAGGACCTGCTGAACACCATATACCACCTTCGCAAGGAGCTGCGCCAAGCCGAGGTGCTCCGAGACAAA tatgcagaggaaaaagagataCTTGAACTACAGTGCACGTCTCTGAGGAAGGACTCCCAGATGTATAAAAAACGGATGGAAGCTGTCTTACAGCAGATGGAGGAAGTGGCTTCAGAAAGAGACCAG GCACTGCTGACCAGAGAACAGTTCTACACACAATACTCCAAGAACCTGATTGAGAGGGACGCCTATCGGAAGCAGATTCGGGAGCTGGGGGAGCGATGCgatgagctgcagctgcagctcttccagaaGGAGAGTCAGCTACTGGCTACTGAAGCCAAGCTGAGAAGGCTGCAACTGGAGCTACCTGCACTG acttctgACCTGGATGACACCTCCTCCAGAGATTCCCAGGAT CTTACTCTTCATGGTCATCCAGATGAAGATACGCACCTGACTAAAA agGACTGCTGTAAAGGACAAAACCAGCAATTCAGCATTCGAGAAAGCAATCTGCCTGCAGAGTCACCCACT ttcgAGGAGTGCAGCTCAGCCCACGAGGAGCTGTCGGAGAAGGAGCGGAGGAGGATGAAGGACTGCTTTGAGCGGTACCGCAG GAAGCGTGCCCTGCGCAGAGTGCCTGGCAGCCGCCCCGAGGCCGACTGGGAGCCCAGCACGGGCAGCGACAACACGGACACTGAGGGCAGCTAG